A single genomic interval of Ruminococcus sp. NK3A76 harbors:
- the recF gene encoding DNA replication/repair protein RecF, whose protein sequence is MKITSLCCSGFKNLKDIDITPHKEMNILMGENAQGKTNLIEAIWLCTGVRSFRSTKDRDMIALDGDRADITIGFENDIREQKIDLSVIRQDIKNKRILLNGVKLPYMSKLFGKLRCVVFTPEDLSLSKGSPDNRRQFVDLCISQIKSTYASVVNRYNSILEQRNTLLKNIAFGRSERDDLEVWDIQLSKLGAYISMMRYNYTKKLDTYASRLFDDISKGREKLSLFYQSTVFDTLEGRTDYVSDLAPEYLKMLEEAKNDDIKLGFTTKGIHRDDLSGTINGISIREYASQGQHRSTALVLKLSQAYILTEETDDPPVILLDDVMSELDRSRQEFVINKISDMQVFITCCDMNELISSSEGSLYIIENGRVKIQNAAPPRK, encoded by the coding sequence ATGAAGATAACTTCACTTTGCTGCTCGGGCTTTAAAAATCTCAAAGATATAGATATCACCCCTCATAAGGAAATGAATATCCTCATGGGTGAGAATGCCCAGGGCAAGACAAACCTTATCGAAGCTATCTGGCTCTGTACAGGAGTGCGCAGCTTCCGTTCTACCAAGGATCGGGATATGATAGCTCTTGACGGCGACAGGGCAGACATCACCATAGGCTTTGAAAATGATATCAGAGAGCAGAAGATAGACCTTTCAGTCATAAGACAGGATATAAAGAATAAGCGTATCTTGCTTAACGGCGTAAAACTGCCTTATATGTCAAAGCTCTTTGGCAAGCTAAGATGTGTAGTATTCACACCGGAAGATCTCTCTCTTTCAAAAGGCTCGCCTGATAACAGACGGCAGTTTGTCGATCTTTGTATCTCGCAGATAAAAAGCACATATGCATCTGTCGTCAACCGCTATAACAGTATCCTGGAGCAGCGTAATACCCTGCTTAAGAATATAGCCTTCGGCAGGTCTGAAAGAGACGATCTCGAAGTCTGGGATATACAGCTCTCAAAGCTCGGCGCTTATATCTCCATGATGAGATATAACTATACCAAAAAGCTCGACACATACGCTTCACGCCTTTTTGATGATATCTCAAAGGGCAGAGAGAAGCTGTCTCTTTTCTACCAGTCAACAGTCTTTGATACTCTCGAAGGCAGGACAGATTATGTGTCAGACCTTGCGCCTGAGTATCTTAAAATGCTTGAAGAAGCAAAAAATGACGATATAAAGCTCGGCTTCACCACAAAGGGTATCCACCGTGATGACCTGAGCGGCACTATAAACGGCATCTCGATAAGAGAATATGCCTCCCAGGGTCAGCACCGCTCGACAGCGCTCGTGCTAAAGCTCTCTCAGGCGTATATCTTAACTGAGGAAACAGACGATCCGCCGGTGATACTGCTTGATGATGTCATGAGCGAGCTTGACCGGTCAAGACAGGAATTTGTGATAAATAAGATAAGCGATATGCAGGTATTCATCACCTGCTGCGATATGAATGAGCTTATAAGCTCGTCAGAAGGCAGCCTGTATATCATAGAAAACGGAAGGGTGAAAATACAAAATGCTGCTCCACCTCGGAAATGA
- the gyrB gene encoding DNA topoisomerase (ATP-hydrolyzing) subunit B: MHCALYRRECNKLNLNEEENILNEEIKATQVDKDSDYGADQIQVLEGLEAVRKRPGMYIGSTGPKGLHHLVYEIVDNAIDEALAGFCTEINVRILPGDVIEVSDNGRGIPTGIHPKEGISAATVVYTVLHAGGKFGGGGYKVAGGLHGVGASVVNALSEWLEITVYDGENIHFQHFDRGHYTEQLKIIGKTDRTGTTVKFKADGEIFLESTVYEYKVLLKRLREQAFLNAGIKIVFSDERDPDNLISETLHYEGGIREFVKFIHKNKGVVPLSDDVIYVNGVDGDSFAEIAMQYNDDYNELVLSFANNIHTPDGGSHDKGFRTALLKVLNEYGKNFGLLKDGERLNGDDVTEGLTAIVSVKLTNCEFEGQTKGRLGNPEVKPFVEKIVNEKLMNYLDENPETARLIFEKSIKAKEAREAAKRARDLTRKRKSALESASLPGKLADCSERDNEQTEIYIVEGDSAGGSAKEGRDRRYQAILPLWGKTLNVEKARIDKVYSSEKLLTVVTALGTSIGDEFDINKLRYGKVIIMADADVDGSHIRTLLLTFFFRFMRPLIDEGHVYIAQPPLFKVSRGKQTRYAFSDDERDKYIAELSNDGAVKVDVQRYKGLGEMDPVQLWETTMDPKTRIMLRVTMEDAIKADEAFTVLMGDKVGPRKEFIEQNAQYAKDLDV; this comes from the coding sequence ATGCATTGTGCATTGTACCGAAGGGAGTGCAATAAATTGAATCTGAACGAAGAAGAAAACATACTCAACGAGGAGATAAAGGCAACTCAGGTCGATAAAGACAGCGACTACGGTGCCGACCAGATACAGGTGCTCGAAGGCCTTGAAGCCGTAAGAAAGCGCCCGGGTATGTATATCGGCTCAACAGGCCCCAAGGGTCTTCACCACCTTGTTTATGAGATAGTTGATAACGCTATAGATGAAGCCCTCGCAGGCTTCTGTACTGAGATAAATGTCAGGATACTTCCCGGAGATGTTATAGAAGTCTCCGATAACGGCCGTGGTATCCCTACAGGTATCCACCCCAAGGAAGGCATTTCAGCAGCAACTGTCGTTTATACGGTGCTGCACGCAGGCGGTAAGTTCGGCGGCGGCGGTTATAAGGTCGCAGGCGGCCTGCACGGCGTTGGTGCATCAGTCGTTAACGCCCTTTCCGAGTGGCTTGAGATAACCGTCTATGACGGCGAGAATATCCACTTCCAGCACTTTGACAGAGGCCATTATACCGAGCAGCTCAAAATAATAGGCAAGACTGACCGTACAGGTACAACAGTCAAGTTCAAGGCTGACGGCGAGATATTCTTAGAATCCACAGTCTATGAATATAAGGTGCTGCTTAAGAGACTCCGTGAGCAGGCTTTCCTTAACGCAGGTATCAAGATAGTTTTCTCAGATGAGCGTGATCCCGATAATCTGATAAGCGAAACTCTCCACTATGAGGGCGGTATCAGGGAGTTTGTAAAGTTCATACATAAGAACAAGGGTGTAGTTCCGCTCTCTGATGACGTTATATATGTAAACGGCGTTGACGGCGATTCCTTTGCCGAGATAGCTATGCAGTATAACGACGACTATAACGAGCTTGTGCTCTCCTTTGCAAATAATATCCATACCCCTGACGGCGGCTCGCACGATAAGGGCTTCCGTACAGCACTTCTTAAGGTGCTCAATGAATACGGCAAGAACTTCGGCCTTTTAAAGGACGGCGAAAGACTCAACGGCGACGATGTCACCGAAGGCCTTACAGCAATAGTTTCAGTCAAGCTCACAAACTGTGAGTTCGAGGGTCAGACAAAGGGCAGGCTCGGCAACCCCGAGGTAAAGCCCTTCGTAGAAAAGATAGTCAACGAAAAGCTCATGAACTATCTCGATGAAAACCCCGAAACAGCACGCCTTATCTTTGAAAAGAGCATCAAGGCAAAGGAAGCAAGAGAAGCTGCAAAGAGAGCAAGAGACCTCACAAGAAAGCGTAAGTCCGCTCTTGAATCCGCTTCACTCCCCGGAAAGCTCGCTGACTGCTCTGAAAGAGATAACGAGCAGACCGAGATATATATAGTCGAGGGTGACTCTGCGGGCGGCTCCGCTAAGGAAGGCCGTGACAGACGCTACCAGGCTATCCTCCCCCTCTGGGGCAAGACGCTCAATGTAGAAAAAGCAAGAATAGATAAGGTCTACAGCTCAGAAAAGCTGCTCACCGTCGTTACCGCTTTGGGTACATCTATCGGTGATGAATTTGATATCAACAAGCTGCGCTACGGCAAGGTAATAATCATGGCCGATGCCGATGTCGACGGCTCGCATATCAGAACACTGCTGCTTACCTTCTTCTTCCGCTTTATGCGTCCTCTTATCGACGAGGGTCATGTGTATATCGCACAGCCTCCGCTCTTTAAGGTGTCCCGTGGCAAGCAGACAAGATACGCCTTCTCTGATGATGAAAGAGATAAATATATAGCAGAGCTCTCAAACGACGGTGCTGTTAAGGTAGACGTCCAGCGCTATAAGGGTCTTGGTGAGATGGATCCCGTGCAGCTTTGGGAGACGACTATGGATCCTAAAACAAGGATAATGCTCAGAGTCACAATGGAAGACGCTATCAAGGCAGACGAGGCATTCACAGTCCTCATGGGCGATAAGGTAGGCCCGAGAAAGGAATTTATCGAGCAGAACGCCCAGTATGCAAAGGATCTTGATGTATAA
- a CDS encoding extracellular matrix/biofilm biosynthesis regulator RemA family protein: MLLHLGNEISISSKEIVGIFDIEGSSVSKITRDFLNNAEKKGKKIVYCTYDMPKSFVVTLDEDLTERIYISRISCATLLKRFKRGY; this comes from the coding sequence ATGCTGCTCCACCTCGGAAATGAGATAAGTATATCATCAAAAGAGATAGTAGGCATATTTGATATCGAGGGCTCCTCCGTGTCTAAGATAACGAGGGATTTTCTTAACAACGCCGAAAAAAAAGGCAAGAAGATAGTCTACTGTACCTACGATATGCCAAAGAGCTTTGTAGTCACATTGGATGAAGACCTCACCGAGAGGATATATATAAGCCGTATATCCTGCGCAACACTGTTAAAACGCTTTAAAAGAGGATATTGA
- a CDS encoding RNA-binding S4 domain-containing protein → MKEIKVKIKTDHIKLDSLLKFAGLVETGADGKLIVKEGRIKVNGEVCTMRGKKITEADKVQIPEIDTEIVVEK, encoded by the coding sequence ATGAAAGAAATAAAAGTCAAGATAAAAACAGATCATATAAAGCTCGATTCGCTGCTCAAATTCGCAGGCCTTGTTGAAACAGGCGCTGACGGAAAGCTCATAGTCAAAGAGGGCAGGATAAAAGTAAACGGTGAAGTCTGCACGATGCGTGGCAAGAAGATAACCGAAGCCGACAAAGTGCAGATTCCTGAGATAGATACCGAGATAGTGGTAGAAAAATGA